From a single Sediminibacterium sp. KACHI17 genomic region:
- a CDS encoding DUF3109 family protein, whose amino-acid sequence MIAIDNKLISDEVLEEQFVCDLTKCKGGCCEDGDAGAPMEKWELEKLKEYYAVIKPYMTPEGIKEVERQGKYLYDKEFGWVTPTINGGICAYGYRDEKGVIKCGIEQAYNDGKLDWKKPLSCHLFPIKTKKSKRDPDIEYVNYEPREDLCKAACSLGKKLKVPVYVFLKDSLIRKYGEEFYEALSATAEHMKKA is encoded by the coding sequence ATGATAGCCATTGATAATAAATTGATCAGCGACGAGGTGCTGGAAGAACAATTTGTATGTGATCTTACCAAATGCAAAGGCGGTTGTTGTGAAGATGGGGATGCTGGCGCTCCCATGGAAAAATGGGAACTTGAAAAGCTAAAGGAATACTATGCGGTCATCAAACCTTATATGACACCGGAAGGCATTAAAGAGGTGGAACGTCAGGGAAAATATTTATATGATAAAGAATTTGGCTGGGTTACGCCTACGATCAATGGGGGTATTTGCGCATACGGATATCGTGATGAAAAAGGAGTGATCAAGTGCGGCATAGAACAAGCGTATAATGATGGCAAATTGGATTGGAAAAAACCTTTGAGTTGTCATCTCTTCCCGATCAAAACGAAAAAGAGCAAAAGAGACCCTGATATCGAATATGTGAACTATGAGCCGCGTGAAGATCTGTGTAAAGCCGCATGTTCATTGGGTAAAAAATTGAAAGTACCTGTATATGTTTTTTTGAAAGATTCACTGATCAGAAAATACGGGGAAGAGTTTTATGAAGCATTATCAGCTACTGCTGAGCATATGAAAAAAGCATAA
- a CDS encoding LutB/LldF family L-lactate oxidation iron-sulfur protein: protein MTDTAASFIAKSTIKAADLEHRRKINFNIGKYNAVVPIGKQQFTNLMDARERAKNAKWEAIEHLDRYLLEFEKKITARGARVVWAEDTAQALEEIGKICDEKRCKTLVKSKSMVTEEIHLNDFLEKRGIESVETDLGEYIQQLDGEPPYHIVTPAMHKSKEDVAKLFANKLGTRPDLTPEQLTLVARQKLREKYVQAEIGVTGANFIIADIGGIAVTENEGNARLSCAWPKTHIVIVGIEKVIPSIKDLSLFWPLLSTFGTGQKVTVYNTIISGPRQADETDGPEEMIVILLDNGRTNLLANPTSREALYCIRCGACLNACPVYKNIGGHAYETTYSGPIGKVITPHLRGVEDYKHLSYASSLCGNCTEVCPVRINLHELLLDNRHEAVVQGSSTIAERVAWKAWKMASLNRMMMNMGNGKMKNWVVNKVFKGWSMHRSELDFSQKTFNELWKEKQKNK from the coding sequence ATGACAGATACTGCCGCCTCATTTATTGCAAAAAGTACGATCAAAGCTGCTGATCTGGAACACAGAAGAAAGATCAATTTTAACATTGGTAAATACAATGCAGTGGTACCTATTGGTAAACAACAGTTCACCAATCTGATGGATGCACGTGAGCGAGCTAAAAATGCCAAATGGGAAGCCATTGAACATCTGGATCGCTATCTGCTGGAGTTTGAAAAAAAGATCACTGCAAGAGGGGCGCGTGTGGTATGGGCTGAAGATACAGCGCAGGCACTGGAAGAGATAGGAAAGATCTGTGATGAAAAACGTTGCAAAACGCTGGTGAAAAGTAAAAGCATGGTGACCGAAGAAATTCACCTCAATGATTTTCTTGAAAAAAGAGGAATTGAAAGTGTGGAGACAGATTTAGGTGAATACATTCAACAATTAGACGGAGAGCCTCCTTACCATATCGTTACACCTGCTATGCACAAAAGCAAAGAAGATGTGGCGAAATTATTTGCAAATAAACTGGGTACCAGACCTGATCTTACACCGGAGCAACTAACACTGGTTGCAAGACAAAAACTCAGAGAAAAATATGTACAAGCAGAGATAGGAGTTACCGGTGCTAATTTTATCATTGCTGATATCGGAGGTATTGCAGTTACAGAGAATGAAGGAAATGCAAGATTAAGTTGTGCCTGGCCCAAAACACATATTGTGATCGTTGGTATCGAGAAAGTGATTCCTTCGATCAAAGATCTTTCTCTTTTCTGGCCGCTGCTGTCCACTTTTGGTACCGGTCAGAAAGTAACTGTTTATAATACCATTATCTCAGGTCCCAGACAGGCTGATGAAACCGATGGGCCTGAAGAAATGATCGTGATATTATTAGATAATGGACGAACCAATCTCCTCGCCAATCCTACCAGCCGCGAAGCATTGTACTGCATTCGTTGTGGCGCTTGTTTGAACGCTTGTCCGGTATATAAAAACATAGGTGGACATGCCTACGAAACTACTTATAGTGGTCCGATCGGAAAAGTGATCACTCCACACTTACGTGGCGTAGAAGATTATAAACACCTGAGCTATGCTTCATCACTCTGTGGTAACTGTACAGAAGTATGTCCGGTAAGAATCAATTTGCATGAATTGTTATTAGATAACCGTCATGAAGCAGTTGTACAAGGGTCTAGTACCATCGCAGAACGTGTTGCATGGAAAGCCTGGAAAATGGCAAGCCTCAACCGTATGATGATGAATATGGGTAATGGTAAAATGAAAAATTGGGTAGTGAATAAAGTCTTCAAAGGATGGTCGATGCACAGATCTGAACTGGATTTTAGTCAGAAGACCTTTAATGAGTTGTGGAAGGAAAAACAGAAAAATAAATAG
- a CDS encoding polysaccharide deacetylase family protein, with product MTVIYTPHISPRLQYIVAHLFEGSAGITTSIEEYHDTIGVKINYSNTKMIDSELWIIPSGLLQEKNIRDQSIEITYWQQLPVFFSTKGSIPFDIFSAAFYVLSRYEEYLPHEKDPYGRYAYTNSIAWKYQFLDQPVLDLWMKQLELVLKQQQSSWHLPIRIFSIEPTYDIDQAYRYLWLSPFRNIRGYFFDLFQGQFDHVTTRMKVLSGKQKDSYDIYDWLDALHIQYQLDPIYFFLMAEKRNSIDKNIDPYTRGMQQLISRHAGKYTIGIHPSAQSNSDIDRLNRECQLLQYHADQKIERSRQHYVIMDFPDTYRRLIQSGILHDYSMGYGAVNGFRASIAHSFYWYDLLNEQTTNLRIHPFCYMDSTAIFHERLNAEMAMERMSGLYETVKKVNGTFSFILHNHFLAEQSEWMIWRQLYEDFLKKYC from the coding sequence GTGACGGTTATATATACGCCACATATTAGCCCACGTCTGCAATATATTGTTGCACATCTGTTTGAGGGATCAGCCGGTATTACTACTTCGATAGAAGAATACCATGATACAATCGGTGTAAAGATCAATTATTCTAACACTAAGATGATTGATTCTGAATTGTGGATCATTCCTTCAGGATTGCTGCAAGAGAAAAATATTCGGGATCAATCCATCGAAATAACATACTGGCAACAACTACCGGTTTTCTTCTCAACAAAAGGATCGATACCCTTTGATATTTTTTCAGCTGCATTTTATGTATTGTCTCGCTATGAAGAATATCTTCCCCATGAAAAAGATCCATACGGACGTTATGCTTATACCAACAGTATAGCATGGAAATATCAATTCCTGGATCAGCCGGTTTTGGATCTATGGATGAAACAATTAGAGTTGGTTCTTAAGCAACAACAATCATCATGGCATTTACCCATACGGATCTTTTCGATAGAACCTACTTATGATATTGATCAAGCCTATCGGTATTTATGGTTATCGCCTTTTAGAAATATTCGTGGCTATTTTTTTGATCTGTTTCAAGGACAATTCGATCATGTCACCACAAGGATGAAGGTATTGTCAGGAAAACAAAAAGATAGTTATGATATCTATGATTGGCTAGATGCATTGCATATCCAATATCAGCTTGATCCGATCTATTTTTTTCTGATGGCTGAGAAAAGGAATTCTATTGATAAGAATATAGATCCGTATACCAGGGGTATGCAACAACTCATATCTAGGCATGCCGGAAAGTATACGATCGGTATTCATCCTTCCGCACAAAGTAATTCCGATATAGACCGCCTTAATCGAGAATGTCAACTGCTGCAATACCATGCAGATCAAAAGATCGAAAGATCAAGGCAGCATTATGTCATCATGGATTTTCCGGATACATATCGAAGATTGATACAGTCAGGTATTTTACACGATTATTCTATGGGATACGGAGCTGTCAATGGTTTTAGGGCATCCATAGCTCATTCTTTTTACTGGTATGATCTGTTGAATGAGCAAACTACTAACTTACGCATACATCCATTTTGCTATATGGATAGCACTGCAATTTTTCATGAGCGACTCAATGCAGAAATGGCAATGGAGCGAATGAGTGGTTTATATGAAACGGTTAAAAAAGTGAACGGAACGTTTTCTTTCATACTCCACAATCATTTTTTAGCAGAGCAGTCCGAATGGATGATCTGGAGACAATTGTATGAGGATTTTTTAAAGAAGTACTGTTGA
- a CDS encoding EamA family transporter → MTIKQKAYIGLVATSILWGTSWVASKIAVQQGVPGLEVAAIRQFLGGSLFVLFFLIRGEKFPTPKQLLWLTGMGMLLFVIANGFATVALLYIPSGLAALIAALYPLSVVVIEKLFFKNTKITAITFIGMLLGITGIGFVFYDNAFHNYTEGYIWGLLLSVIAMLSWSVGTIIIARNKVKMNAYNATGWQMLMGSFVLMIMVLVSGKSVPITSVPVNTWLAISYLVLASSIVAFVAFIYTMKHLEPAIASLYAYINPLVAILLGTLITNEKLTINIFIGSLITLIGVFLVNRSLKKQREQALTDPDAM, encoded by the coding sequence ATGACGATAAAACAAAAAGCATATATCGGTTTAGTAGCTACCAGTATCCTGTGGGGCACTAGTTGGGTTGCCAGTAAAATCGCTGTTCAACAAGGTGTACCCGGATTAGAAGTAGCAGCTATTCGTCAGTTTTTAGGTGGCAGTTTATTTGTACTATTCTTCCTCATCAGAGGAGAAAAGTTTCCCACCCCCAAACAACTGCTTTGGCTGACCGGAATGGGTATGCTTTTATTCGTGATCGCTAATGGATTTGCCACTGTTGCATTGTTATACATCCCCAGTGGATTGGCTGCTTTGATCGCTGCACTTTACCCTTTGTCGGTAGTGGTCATTGAAAAACTGTTCTTTAAGAATACCAAGATCACGGCCATTACTTTTATTGGGATGTTATTAGGCATCACCGGCATCGGCTTTGTTTTTTATGATAACGCTTTTCACAATTATACAGAAGGCTATATCTGGGGATTATTACTATCAGTGATCGCCATGCTGAGCTGGAGTGTAGGAACGATCATCATTGCAAGAAACAAAGTAAAAATGAATGCCTATAATGCTACAGGCTGGCAAATGTTGATGGGTTCTTTTGTACTGATGATCATGGTGCTTGTTTCAGGTAAAAGCGTTCCTATTACCAGCGTCCCTGTAAATACTTGGCTGGCCATCTCATACCTGGTGCTTGCAAGTTCTATCGTTGCGTTTGTTGCCTTCATCTATACCATGAAACATCTTGAGCCAGCCATTGCATCTTTATATGCATATATCAATCCACTGGTTGCTATTTTATTAGGCACACTGATCACGAATGAAAAATTAACGATCAATATTTTCATTGGCTCATTGATCACACTGATAGGAGTGTTTCTTGTAAATAGAAGTCTGAAAAAACAAAGAGAACAAGCACTGACCGATCCGGATGCCATGTAA
- the purH gene encoding bifunctional phosphoribosylaminoimidazolecarboxamide formyltransferase/IMP cyclohydrolase: MQKKIQSALISVFYKDGLEPLAKRLQAEGITIYSTGGTQQFLEGLGVQCVAVESLTTYPSILGGRVKTLHPVVFGGILGRRYEVQDLEEMKQYSIPEIDLVIVDLYPFEETLKNTSEEKAIIEKIDIGGPSMIRAAAKNFKDVVVIAAKDDYAVLETILADQKGATTIEQRKAFAAKAFEVVMHYDIAISNYFNPGHQQALRYGENPHQQAIFHGDLTQLFDQLNGKELSYNNLVDVDAAVQLIGEFTDTTFAIIKHTNVCGIAARATVKESWDAALAGDPESAFGGVLVTNGTVDKATADAINEIFFEVLIAPSFDADALEVLKSKKNRILLQLKPGTPALKAPSKSILNGVLEQGADEGNFEKWEEVGGRTTTSSEQEDLRFANLVCKHLKSNAIALVKNKQLVGKGCGQTSRIDALRHAIEKAHQFQFDLKGAVLASDAFFPFNDCVQIAHKEGIEVFIQPGGSVRDKDSIAYCVEHQLAMVMTGMRHFRH; encoded by the coding sequence ATGCAAAAGAAGATCCAATCTGCACTCATTTCCGTTTTTTACAAAGATGGCCTTGAACCTTTGGCCAAACGCCTTCAGGCAGAAGGTATCACGATTTATTCTACCGGTGGTACACAACAATTTTTAGAAGGTTTAGGGGTTCAATGTGTTGCAGTGGAAAGTCTGACCACTTACCCCTCTATTTTAGGCGGAAGGGTAAAAACATTGCACCCTGTTGTGTTTGGCGGTATTCTGGGTCGCAGATATGAGGTGCAGGATTTGGAAGAGATGAAACAATACAGTATTCCGGAGATCGATCTGGTGATCGTAGATCTGTACCCTTTTGAAGAAACATTAAAAAACACCAGTGAAGAAAAAGCGATCATCGAAAAGATCGATATCGGCGGTCCATCCATGATACGCGCTGCCGCTAAGAATTTTAAAGATGTAGTTGTGATTGCTGCTAAAGATGATTACGCAGTACTGGAGACAATCCTGGCTGACCAAAAAGGCGCTACAACCATCGAGCAACGAAAAGCATTTGCCGCCAAAGCATTTGAAGTAGTGATGCATTATGATATTGCTATTAGTAATTACTTCAATCCCGGACATCAGCAAGCTTTGCGTTATGGTGAGAACCCACACCAACAGGCTATTTTCCATGGTGATCTTACACAATTATTTGATCAGTTGAATGGTAAAGAGCTTTCTTACAATAACCTGGTAGATGTGGATGCAGCTGTGCAATTGATCGGAGAATTTACAGATACCACATTTGCTATCATCAAACACACCAATGTATGCGGCATTGCTGCACGTGCTACCGTGAAAGAAAGCTGGGACGCTGCTTTGGCAGGTGATCCGGAAAGTGCATTCGGTGGTGTTCTGGTAACCAATGGCACAGTAGATAAAGCAACTGCCGATGCGATCAACGAAATTTTCTTTGAAGTACTCATCGCTCCTTCTTTTGATGCTGATGCATTGGAAGTATTAAAAAGTAAAAAGAATAGAATTTTATTACAGCTTAAACCCGGTACTCCTGCATTGAAAGCACCATCTAAATCGATCTTGAATGGAGTGTTGGAACAGGGTGCTGATGAAGGAAATTTTGAAAAATGGGAAGAAGTAGGCGGAAGAACTACCACTTCTTCTGAACAAGAAGATCTCCGCTTTGCCAACCTTGTATGCAAACACTTAAAGAGTAATGCCATTGCTTTAGTAAAAAACAAGCAATTGGTTGGAAAAGGATGCGGACAAACCAGTCGAATAGATGCACTGCGACATGCTATTGAAAAAGCACATCAGTTTCAGTTCGATCTAAAAGGAGCAGTGTTGGCATCAGATGCATTTTTCCCATTCAATGACTGTGTTCAGATCGCACATAAAGAAGGAATTGAAGTATTCATTCAGCCCGGAGGTTCAGTAAGAGATAAAGACAGTATTGCCTATTGCGTTGAACACCAACTGGCAATGGTAATGACGGGTATGCGTCATTTCAGACATTGA
- a CDS encoding ComEC/Rec2 family competence protein, whose translation MRVSSIPFFRKVPFVRILPPFIAGILIQYYFPHTFVLPLVILLISLLLLLLHTFTSIRLKFRFRRLTATLLYTCLFCLGSILTRERNIRYQKDWIGQYNIKKQALVLQFTSQPIERDKTWKIEATVLAIQDNQVWQKASGKIWLYIHKQLKGLEKDQWIITRKSLQPINRIQNPGSFDYAAHCARQGIYHSLYLEEKDFYVIKRVTDTRNLLIRAQEYVRTVFHKYIPGQQEKAIAEALVIGYKYDLEDDLLQAYSNTGVVHVIAVSGMHLGLIYGFLLLLTKFLQRNLISRWIRAILILLFIWVFTGLTGAGPSVLRAAVIFSLMILGELLLRKNNTYNTLAVSAFLLLVINPFYLWDIGFQLSYLAVLSIVWISGPLYRSVYISFRPIRYLWQLTAVTLSAQVLTTPVIVYHFHQFPNLFLLTNLLIVPLSGLVMYGCIFLLLISPLHDIARLSGLVIQKILAIMNQCIRIFDQLDFAVTNHIDLHLIQVLLYYIIVAAIGCRIVYKRSQWTMIAMCSAIVIVAFHSYRQINIRDTVRLAVYQMGAQTVTDIGSSGHYFSWVSGNTDQAARFLSSARTKLGFVQSHGTVSTKQYPVVSMKGHHWVFTGEVPGHGSFPVDIVVIQKGSFLNMSDLHRVFKARQYIFDGNNALWKIRKWKKEADSLHLRHHSVPEQGAFVMEY comes from the coding sequence ATGCGTGTTTCCTCTATTCCTTTTTTCAGAAAAGTTCCCTTCGTTCGGATACTGCCTCCTTTTATAGCGGGCATTCTGATCCAATACTACTTCCCGCATACATTCGTTCTGCCACTGGTTATTCTTCTTATCTCGCTACTACTGCTTCTCCTTCATACATTCACTAGTATAAGATTGAAATTTCGCTTTCGAAGACTGACAGCAACACTTTTATACACCTGTTTATTTTGCTTAGGCTCTATTCTTACCAGAGAAAGAAATATTCGTTATCAAAAAGATTGGATAGGTCAATACAACATCAAAAAACAAGCGCTTGTATTGCAGTTTACAAGTCAGCCGATCGAAAGAGATAAAACATGGAAGATCGAAGCTACGGTACTCGCTATTCAGGATAACCAAGTGTGGCAGAAAGCTTCTGGCAAAATTTGGTTATACATCCATAAACAGCTAAAGGGATTAGAGAAAGACCAGTGGATCATTACTCGCAAATCGTTGCAACCTATCAATCGAATACAAAATCCCGGAAGCTTTGATTATGCCGCACATTGTGCCAGACAAGGTATCTATCACAGCTTGTACCTTGAAGAAAAAGATTTTTATGTGATCAAAAGAGTGACTGATACAAGGAACCTACTGATCCGAGCACAAGAATATGTCAGAACTGTTTTTCACAAATACATCCCAGGACAACAAGAAAAAGCGATTGCAGAGGCGTTGGTGATTGGTTATAAATATGATCTGGAAGATGATCTTTTACAAGCCTATAGTAATACCGGTGTAGTACATGTGATTGCGGTCAGCGGTATGCATTTAGGATTGATCTATGGCTTTCTCCTACTACTCACAAAATTCCTCCAACGCAATCTGATTTCCAGATGGATCAGAGCAATATTGATATTACTGTTCATTTGGGTGTTCACAGGTTTAACAGGTGCAGGTCCATCAGTATTAAGAGCTGCGGTCATATTTTCTCTCATGATATTGGGTGAATTATTACTGCGTAAGAACAATACCTATAACACACTTGCTGTTTCTGCTTTTTTATTGCTTGTCATCAATCCATTTTATTTATGGGATATCGGATTTCAGTTATCCTATCTGGCAGTATTGAGTATTGTTTGGATATCAGGTCCGCTTTACAGATCGGTATACATCTCATTTCGTCCGATTCGTTATCTATGGCAATTGACCGCTGTCACTCTCAGCGCTCAGGTACTAACAACCCCGGTTATTGTATATCACTTTCATCAATTTCCCAATCTTTTCCTCCTCACCAACTTACTCATCGTGCCTTTATCTGGTTTGGTGATGTATGGCTGTATTTTTCTATTACTCATCTCTCCATTACATGATATAGCAAGACTTTCAGGTTTAGTGATTCAAAAAATATTAGCGATCATGAATCAATGTATTCGCATTTTTGACCAACTAGACTTTGCAGTCACAAACCATATCGATCTTCATTTGATTCAAGTCTTACTGTATTATATCATAGTAGCAGCCATCGGTTGTAGAATTGTGTATAAGAGGTCCCAATGGACGATGATCGCGATGTGTAGCGCTATTGTGATCGTGGCTTTTCATAGCTATCGTCAAATTAATATCCGGGATACCGTTCGGCTGGCTGTGTATCAAATGGGTGCACAAACGGTGACCGACATCGGCAGCAGTGGGCATTATTTTTCATGGGTCAGCGGCAATACGGACCAAGCAGCAAGATTTCTCTCAAGTGCTCGAACCAAACTTGGTTTTGTGCAATCTCATGGAACAGTATCAACCAAACAATATCCGGTTGTTTCAATGAAGGGGCATCATTGGGTCTTTACAGGTGAAGTGCCAGGTCATGGATCTTTCCCGGTTGATATTGTCGTGATACAAAAAGGTTCTTTTTTGAATATGAGTGATTTACACCGTGTTTTCAAAGCCCGGCAATACATATTTGACGGAAACAATGCTTTGTGGAAAATCCGAAAGTGGAAAAAAGAGGCAGACAGCCTACATTTGCGCCACCATTCGGTACCTGAACAAGGTGCTTTTGTAATGGAGTACTGA
- a CDS encoding ATP-grasp domain-containing protein, whose amino-acid sequence MSHPTLSSNESIPSGKKKIIVLGSGPNRIGQGIEFDYCCVHGLLAIKECGYEAIMVNCNPETVSTDFDMADKLYFEPVFWEHLWEIIELEQPYGVIVQLGGQTALKLAKRLHQKGIRIIGTSFDSMDIAEDRGRFSDLLKELNIPYPEYGTAYTAEEAIEVANKVGYPVLVRPSYVLGGQRMRIVINDEEVEKAVISLLKHIPGNTILIDHFLDRCQEAEVDAIFDGENFHIMGVMEHIEPAGIHSGDSNAVLPAFNLTPLVVETMEYYSEKIARALNIKGLINIQFAIKDGKVYVIEANPRASRTTPFIAKAYQIPYLNIATKVMLGANKLTDFTMEKKLEGYAIKEPVFSFEKFPGVNKELGPEMKSTGEAIRFIKDLRDPYFRTLYKERSMNLSK is encoded by the coding sequence ATGAGCCATCCTACCTTATCATCCAACGAATCAATTCCTTCCGGTAAAAAAAAGATCATTGTTTTAGGCAGTGGACCTAACCGTATCGGACAAGGTATTGAATTTGATTATTGTTGTGTACATGGTCTTTTGGCCATTAAAGAATGTGGTTACGAAGCCATTATGGTGAACTGTAACCCCGAAACAGTCTCCACAGATTTCGATATGGCCGATAAGCTGTATTTCGAACCGGTTTTCTGGGAGCACCTGTGGGAAATCATTGAACTGGAACAGCCTTATGGTGTGATCGTTCAGTTGGGCGGACAAACAGCTCTCAAACTGGCGAAGCGTTTACACCAGAAAGGTATCCGCATCATCGGTACATCATTCGACAGCATGGATATCGCCGAAGACCGTGGTAGATTCAGTGATCTCTTAAAAGAACTCAATATTCCTTATCCTGAATATGGTACCGCTTACACTGCTGAAGAAGCTATTGAAGTGGCGAATAAAGTTGGGTATCCCGTTCTGGTACGTCCAAGCTATGTATTGGGCGGACAAAGAATGCGTATTGTGATCAATGATGAAGAGGTAGAGAAAGCTGTAATTAGCTTATTGAAACATATTCCCGGTAACACCATCCTGATCGATCATTTCTTAGATCGTTGTCAGGAAGCAGAAGTAGACGCCATTTTTGATGGAGAGAATTTCCATATCATGGGTGTGATGGAACATATTGAACCGGCTGGTATCCATAGCGGCGATAGTAATGCCGTGCTACCTGCTTTCAATCTTACACCATTGGTTGTTGAGACGATGGAATATTACAGTGAAAAAATTGCGAGAGCTCTCAATATCAAAGGATTGATCAATATTCAATTTGCGATCAAAGATGGTAAAGTGTATGTGATCGAAGCCAATCCAAGAGCTTCTCGTACCACTCCATTCATCGCAAAAGCATATCAGATCCCTTACTTGAATATTGCTACCAAAGTAATGTTAGGTGCGAATAAACTCACCGATTTCACCATGGAGAAAAAACTGGAAGGGTATGCGATCAAAGAACCTGTTTTCAGTTTTGAAAAATTCCCCGGTGTCAACAAAGAACTGGGACCTGAAATGAAAAGTACCGGTGAAGCCATTCGTTTCATCAAAGATCTGAGAGATCCTTACTTCAGAACCTTGTACAAGGAAAGAAGTATGAATCTTTCAAAATAA
- a CDS encoding sigma-70 family RNA polymerase sigma factor has product MSDSRGKHITEVINTYSKRLMGFIRKRVSSEADAEDILQDVFYQFIGNTTPIEQLTSWLFTVTRNKITDKQRKKKPELLEDLYVSNDDEGFEWSDLFFDDKNNPESEYMRSLFWDALYTALNELPAPQRDAFVLNEIEGIPFKEIAEQTGDTINTLISRKRYAVLHLRERLGSLKNELLNHS; this is encoded by the coding sequence ATGAGCGACTCGCGCGGCAAGCATATCACCGAGGTCATCAATACCTACAGTAAGCGATTGATGGGGTTTATCCGTAAACGGGTGAGCAGTGAGGCCGATGCGGAAGATATTCTCCAGGATGTCTTCTATCAATTCATTGGGAATACCACCCCTATTGAACAACTGACCAGTTGGCTGTTCACGGTTACCCGGAATAAGATCACCGATAAACAAAGGAAGAAAAAGCCTGAATTATTAGAAGACCTCTATGTATCCAATGATGATGAAGGATTTGAATGGTCAGATCTTTTCTTTGATGATAAGAACAACCCCGAATCAGAATACATGCGTTCTTTATTTTGGGATGCCCTATACACAGCCTTGAATGAATTACCTGCTCCGCAGAGAGATGCTTTTGTATTGAATGAAATTGAAGGCATTCCTTTTAAAGAAATTGCGGAACAAACGGGTGATACCATCAATACCCTGATCAGCCGAAAACGTTATGCAGTACTGCATCTGCGTGAACGACTAGGCAGTTTGAAAAATGAATTATTGAACCACTCATAA
- a CDS encoding DUF72 domain-containing protein has protein sequence MEFGRVPESELNTIDFTLSAEPAFNQYVLKGKQQKHPKVYLGCAKWGRTEWIGKIYPPKTKEKDFLEHYVKHYNSIELNATHYKVYGATGIEKWAAKAEGKDFKFCPKMYQGVTHRGNLKGKDFITTEFLRGIIAFKEHLGPVFVQVSDSFSPKRKEELYDFLRSLPTDMQFFMEVRHPDWFTKPDISEELFAKLKEMNIGAVITDTSGRRDCAHMHLTVPKTFIRYVGNSLHSTDYTRVDAWIDRMRYWIEQGIEEIYFFMHMHDEAFSPELTVYMVDKLNATCGLDLQKPVFVQQQQSLF, from the coding sequence ATGGAATTTGGCCGCGTACCCGAATCGGAATTGAATACGATCGATTTTACACTATCTGCCGAGCCTGCATTCAATCAATATGTATTGAAAGGTAAGCAACAAAAACATCCTAAAGTATACTTAGGCTGTGCTAAATGGGGACGTACCGAATGGATAGGAAAGATCTATCCACCCAAAACCAAGGAAAAAGATTTTCTGGAGCATTATGTAAAACATTACAATAGCATCGAGCTGAATGCCACCCATTACAAAGTGTATGGAGCAACAGGTATTGAAAAATGGGCAGCCAAGGCTGAAGGAAAGGATTTTAAATTTTGTCCGAAAATGTACCAGGGCGTTACCCATCGTGGAAATCTGAAAGGCAAAGATTTTATTACTACTGAATTTTTACGCGGCATCATTGCTTTCAAAGAACACCTAGGTCCGGTGTTTGTACAGGTGAGTGATAGTTTTTCTCCAAAACGAAAAGAAGAGTTGTACGATTTTCTCCGATCACTACCTACTGATATGCAATTCTTCATGGAAGTGCGTCATCCCGATTGGTTTACAAAACCGGATATCAGCGAAGAATTATTTGCGAAACTCAAAGAAATGAATATCGGTGCTGTGATCACAGATACCAGTGGTAGAAGAGATTGCGCACACATGCACCTGACCGTTCCCAAAACTTTTATTCGTTATGTGGGTAATAGTTTGCATTCGACTGATTACACCCGAGTAGATGCATGGATCGATCGAATGCGCTACTGGATTGAGCAAGGCATTGAAGAGATCTATTTCTTTATGCATATGCATGATGAAGCGTTTTCTCCTGAGCTTACAGTGTATATGGTAGATAAGCTCAATGCCACCTGTGGGCTTGACCTGCAAAAGCCGGTATTTGTGCAGCAGCAGCAGTCCTTGTTCTGA